From the Deltaproteobacteria bacterium genome, one window contains:
- a CDS encoding dicarboxylate/amino acid:cation symporter gives MPHKHAVILLILIASGVISGAICGWYFGETMLQTAWIGKLFLNALKMMIIPLIVAAVISGVASMGDIRKLERLGGITVLYYLSTTGLAVLVGLIMVNLIQPGSGLNMMGGEVPQKVMGKEDTGISDIVMSLISPNLVQSASETKLLPIIFFSILFSAALTTIGEKGKIAIDFFDGINEAMMKLVTWLMYLAPIGIFSLVAGRLGGAGGGEAFWREISAVGLHVVTVLSGLALHFLILLAILIFIGGRGFNYFINMLRALLTAFGTASSSATLPLTMECVRENDVDERALRFTIPLGSTINMDGTALYEAAAVMFIAQAYNMDMSFTQQAIIFITATLAAIGAAGIPEAGLVTMVIVLQAVGLPLEGVGLLLAVDWFLDRFRTTVNVWGDAVGAAVVHRFLPNNGTKG, from the coding sequence ATGCCACACAAACATGCTGTAATCCTTCTTATCTTAATTGCTTCCGGAGTGATTTCCGGCGCTATCTGCGGCTGGTACTTTGGAGAAACCATGCTGCAAACGGCCTGGATAGGAAAACTCTTTCTCAATGCCCTTAAAATGATGATCATCCCTCTTATCGTAGCTGCCGTTATAAGTGGCGTTGCCTCCATGGGTGATATAAGAAAGCTGGAAAGACTGGGCGGCATAACCGTTCTTTATTACCTTTCTACAACAGGTCTGGCTGTTCTTGTGGGGCTCATTATGGTTAATCTTATTCAGCCCGGATCGGGCCTCAACATGATGGGAGGAGAAGTACCTCAGAAAGTAATGGGTAAAGAAGATACGGGCATAAGCGATATTGTTATGTCCCTTATTTCCCCAAATCTGGTTCAGTCGGCAAGCGAGACAAAGCTATTGCCTATCATCTTTTTTTCTATTCTCTTTTCTGCCGCACTGACAACGATCGGTGAAAAGGGAAAAATAGCAATTGATTTTTTTGACGGCATTAATGAAGCCATGATGAAACTCGTCACCTGGCTTATGTACCTTGCGCCCATAGGCATCTTCTCACTGGTGGCAGGCAGGCTGGGCGGTGCCGGAGGTGGAGAGGCCTTCTGGAGAGAAATCAGTGCCGTGGGACTTCATGTGGTTACCGTTCTTTCGGGGCTTGCGCTGCACTTCCTTATCCTGCTGGCCATTCTCATTTTTATTGGAGGAAGGGGGTTCAACTACTTCATTAACATGCTTAGAGCGCTGCTTACGGCATTTGGAACGGCAAGCTCTTCAGCAACGCTTCCGCTTACCATGGAATGTGTCAGGGAAAATGATGTCGATGAAAGGGCACTCAGGTTTACTATTCCCCTGGGCAGTACTATTAATATGGATGGAACAGCACTTTACGAAGCGGCTGCCGTCATGTTTATCGCCCAGGCATACAACATGGATATGTCCTTCACCCAGCAGGCCATCATCTTTATCACTGCCACCCTGGCGGCAATCGGTGCTGCCGGCATCCCTGAAGCGGGCCTTGTCACCATGGTAATTGTTTTACAGGCAGTGGGTCTGCCACTGGAAGGGGTAGGTCTTCTTCTTGCTGTAGACTGGTTCCTTGATCGATTCAGGACAACCGTCAATGTCTGGGGAGATGCCGTCGGTGCTGCCGTTGTTCATCGTTTTCTTCCTAACAATGGGACGAAGGGATGA
- a CDS encoding HDIG domain-containing protein: MSTGIERNEAFNLLKAYVKSENMIKHSLASEAVLRQLAGRLSQDEEKWGIAGLLHDIDIEITDADLSIHGLEAVNLLTSAGIDEEIIEAIRLHNELAHNDKRQTPFHHALAAGETITGLITATALVYPDKKLASVKVKSITKRMKEKAFAASVNRDIIRECELAGIPLKEFAEISLKAMQSINEDLGL, encoded by the coding sequence ATGTCGACGGGGATAGAGAGGAATGAAGCTTTCAATTTGCTTAAAGCGTATGTAAAAAGTGAGAACATGATTAAGCATTCACTTGCTTCGGAGGCAGTGCTGCGTCAACTGGCCGGCAGGCTTTCCCAGGATGAAGAAAAGTGGGGAATAGCCGGTTTGCTTCATGATATTGATATTGAGATTACAGATGCCGACCTGTCTATTCATGGTCTGGAAGCGGTTAATCTCCTGACATCTGCCGGTATTGATGAGGAAATTATAGAAGCCATAAGGCTTCATAATGAACTTGCTCATAATGATAAAAGGCAGACACCCTTTCACCATGCACTGGCTGCCGGAGAGACCATTACCGGACTTATTACGGCAACGGCACTCGTTTATCCCGATAAGAAACTCGCGTCAGTAAAGGTTAAATCCATTACCAAAAGGATGAAGGAGAAAGCCTTTGCGGCATCAGTTAACAGAGACATTATCAGGGAGTGCGAGTTAGCCGGAATACCTCTTAAGGAATTTGCAGAAATTTCATTAAAGGCTATGCAATCGATAAACGAAGACCTTGGTCTATAG